TTCAGATTGCAGTGGTTCATTCTTCAATTGGTTGCGGAAAGCGCAGTGTTAATAGCATCTTCTGTTTATTTCGAGATTTTCACTTTCTCGGTAGAATCTACATGTGTATCTGGTCCAGGCTTACTGAACATACGGTGAAAGTTGTAAGCTGTAACTTTGGTTGTTTCACTCGTGaaatatatagatgcatttctTACTGAAAACACTAAATTACAGCAACTGTGATACTGGCCCCTGTTGAAGACAGAGAGAGGGCCCCTCCGGTTCGCAGAATGATTCACGCCGGATTTCAATTGTTTCTCATGAAATTATTGTAAAATTGAAATTTTTGTGTAGTTCATGAAAATTAAAACACGTGATAGTCGGCATATTAACTTAAAGTGACTATTTGATGTAACAGTATGAAGAACTAAAATGTGTGATAGTTGTCATGTAACTTTAACTTCAAAACGACTTCGGGCATATCTGTTAATTGCTGCCTAATAAAACATGCGATCAAATTTCTCTAACTTTACTTTGACACATGCAGTCAAACAAAATGATTATTTTGATCTGTTCCCAAAAATTATTACTTCCTCCgcccaacaaaggatgtctcaactttgactaaatttgaatgcatctatacactaagtcatgtctagatacattcaaattttgacaaacttgagacatgtttgttggacggaggatcTCTTTTCTTAAATATAGGACGTTTTGGTAAAGCTGGACTGCCATCCCCACAATTAAACGTGAACAAAAACAACACAATAGCCACGTAAATTCGAAGGGTACTTAGAGCTTGTTTGAAAAAGTGTTATCACTTGGGTATTTTCTTTTGCGAAATTCTACTTTCGTATTTGATGGAACCATTTTCGCCAATCAATAAGGTCAGGCTGTCAGCCGTGATGgcaattcttaaaaaaaaaaggtgttctTTTCTACTCACCTTTTTTGATTCAGTTCAAATTTCAACTAAACAGCAAACGATAAGACAGAAGGCATTGTTCCAAACAGCAGCCCACTAGGGTTTGGACTTGCGAGATATCGGAGACAGTCCGTCCCGAACTCGTCGGGGAGGCGGCGATTCGCGATGCCGggggtgaagaagaagaatggccAGACGGCGCCGGCCGTGCCGCTCCAGCCCGttccgatgccgatgccggtAAGCGCGAGCTCCCTTGCGGCCTGCCCCTTCTGGAAGATTCTAGAATCCTCGCCGTCCCCCCATGCGTGTGCCATAGCTAGTTCAGTATTATGCTCGCGAGAAACTGCAGATTGCTCTCGGATTTGCTAGTCCGTGGGACCAAAATCGCACTTTGGGTGCGTAGGTAGGCCTGATTTATCTCAACAAGAGGTCTCCAATTCAgggaaattttgtttttttattctcttcttcttgcttgaAAGGATTTTATTCTATTTATTCCTGAGATCGTATTTCAGTGCCCCTTGTGGGCTCACTCGGGGCTGGTCACGTGATGACCCGACAAAATTTCATGAGTTGTGTTCAATGTTTGTTCTTTTTGCAGCATGTTAAAGTTTTTCGCTTGAATGATGAACACCGGTGGGACGATTGCGGAGAAGGTCATGTTATGATCGACTATCTCGAGGTAAATGTTGCTCCTTCTACATATCCATGTGTCGAGGGCTCGAGGCTGCTCTAGCTATCTCGGATATCAAGATGAATAGATAGCATAATAGGAAATAGGTTTTGTCACTAATTAAATCAAATTGATAATCTCGGATGCTAGGACTCATTTGCATTTAAAACACGAGGCGTAAAACGAGTTAATTCATGTCAGGTAGGGGTGTGGCGGAGAAGCCAAACTTGGAGAGGAGCCTTCTATATTTGGATAGAGGGTAGTTCACCAGAGATTGTCAATGTTTTCTTTAACTGAAGTAATGACGTATATATACATTGTAACAATGTGCGCAGGGCTCAAAGGGGGAAGTTGTTCTGGCAGTTCTCGATGCAGAGGATGACGAGACGATGCTTTTGCACGTTATCACACGAGATGACATCTATAGGAAGCAGGAAGGTGAAGCACCTGATATTGCTACCCTTGTGCTTTCTCCTTTCATTTTGTGTTCTTTTGGAGCTCCTAGCTCTCAGTTGCATCGTCTTTATATTTCTTTGTTCCCCCTGTGTTGTGTTGAATGGCATCATGATTCGCTCATTTTCTCTTGCAGAGACATTCATCTCATGGTGCGATCCTGATGCCGGTATGCAGCTCTCCTTGAGCTTCCAAGACACAGCGGCATGCTCCCAAGTATGGTATGTTACATATCATCAGGAAGAGCGCTGCCGGTGTTTCACTGTTTTTAAAAGCACGCTGTAAGCTCACCTGCACAATTTTAGTGAACTTGTGTGTGCTTTTTTAATGGAACTTGGTGTTTTCAGGGACATGGTTTGCAAAGTGCAGAGAAAACAGAGGCTTGGGCCTTGTGATAGTGGAAATGATGGTACTCAATCATAATTTATATCTTTTTGCTTTTTCTCCCATCTCTTACACAAGAATTTGTCAGTGTGAAAAAGAAACGAGATAATGTGCTGATGAGCTATACTTGCATTATTCTGTGCAGCTCCCCCATCGTAATTTCTTCTGCAAGCAGTACGGAGAATTAGAAAACTTTCCCTATGAAGCGAAGCAGCGATCATGAAATCAATCACCTCGCAAGTTGTGAAATAGATATCTTCTTTGTTCAGGATTTCTGGTGAATTGTGACATGCAGAATACAAAATCCCTTTTTCTGTAATAGTATCAGAGAACAAGAACAAGCAGTCAAATAAACAATTTTTGTATGCTTGTTTTTTGTAAGAACATGAGAGCAGGTGTAGCAATTATAGCTTAGTGCAAATGCATGTTTATATACACAGGACTTCTTCACAGGAGGGAGAAAGCTGTTCCAGAACAGCTATTTTTACAGAAACATCCTGAACCAGAAAGGTCACAGCAAAAGGATCACCAAGATTGCTTCTTGATTCGATTTGCATATTGACTAATGTGATTGAAATCATAATAAGCATCAGCAAGTACTAGTTTTGAATACAGATACAATTATATCAATTATGTCATTTAACTGTTCCACAAAATACCTCATATATTTAGGACAAGACAAGAGTTTAGGATCGGAATACTTCTTAACTTTGACTCCGTACTTTTTAATTAAATGCttttacatttttctccatTAGTTTTAAGAGTCTGTTTGTGCATTTGCGTTAAcaagattcggcggcaaggCGCGAAGCATTATCTGGCTTAATTATTGCCTACCGAAGCCACCTTGTCTTGAATATTGACACAATTGGCGTACCTGTGTTGCGTTGAATGGCATCATGATTAGCTCATTCTCTCTCGCGGAGACATTCATCTCGTGGTGCGCGATCCCGCAGCCGGCATGGAGCTCTCGAGCTTCCAAGACGCCGCAGCAtgctcacaagtcacaactaTGGTATGGTAGCTATATATCTTCAGAAAAAACGCTGCTGGTTCTTCATTGTTTTTTAAAAACATGCTGTCAGCTCACTTGCACAATTATGATATGCAGAATACAAATCCTTTTTTCTGTAATAGTAATAGACATCGAGCAGTCCATTACTAATTTATGCTATATTTGTTAAGTAAGCATTTTTAAGgtcaaatttttttctttgtaagAACATGAGACCAATTATAGACTAATGCAAATGCATGTTtatttatatatacatatggCTTCTTCACAAGAGAAAACTGTTCCACGACAGCTATTTTGACAGAAACATCCTGAACCAACAGAAAGGCCATAGTTAAAGGATCACTGAGGTTGCTTCTTGATTCGTTTTGAATTAGTCTTGGCCAGAGCATTGCAGATCTCGCGCTTTCTTTTTGCATTTTCGTCAGTTTTGTCAGGGGCAGCCTTAGCTTGTCGTTCCAATGCTTCCCTCACAAAGAACTTCAATCTCCAGAGAGTTGTCTCAGTCTGCACCAGCACAAGAAGCATGGTTAAAACGATAACCAACTACCTAAATACAAATAGAAAAATTAGACTGCTCAAAGTTACCAGTGATGCCAAGCTTAGCATACACGACACGCTCATTAGTTTCCTattatattccctccgtcctgatataagtgacgtggatttgtataaacatctatacaaattcacgtcacttatttcgggaacggagggagtacattagtAGCACTTGAGGTAATTTTTGCAACAATCTAACATGTCACCCCAAGAGGTAGACAAGGTGAACGGACCACCATCacttttgggacggagggagtatataagaTGATGGGTGCTGGGGTTGGCAGATGCAGATTTTACCTGAGCATCCATGTCAAGGTCCACTTCTTCGCCTGAAATTTGGAAGCTAGGATTGTCTTGTGCAACCATCTCTAGTGCCTTGCTAAGATCATCTGGAGTTAAGTGGCAGAGACCTGCACCGAGTTTTCTCTTCTCGTCTGTGGTCATTTTCCTACAGCATCAAGATTTTAGAAAACATTCATAGGCTCAGTATTGTAAACCTATAGACACTGAAACCAATATACACAAGATGAACATATTTAAGGCTCACCTGCATCTTTGAACAACCATTTTCCGGAGATCCTCTAGCTGCTTATTGATCTCATTTAGCTGGGAGAAGAGACAGAGAAAGCACTGAAGATCCAACAAATAACAATAACTGGTACATGGGAACACAGAAGGGTTGCAGACATTTTATGTGATTGGCTTGTGAACATACGAGACATATCTTTAACCAGGATACATAAGACTGCTAAGGCTGGCCACATCCCTTAGTCAAGAACATAGTTCATATCGGTCCGCTGATAGACAAACGGTCTGAACAATAATAGAAACACTCTACAAAAGACCTGGagtgtttttcttgttctgaACAGTTTATACCGGGCGGGAGTTGAAGTCATACTTACTAATTCCATTCCAGTCACCAATCTGGTTTGTATGGAATGGAATGTTTCGATGCCAGAGTATTCTGTTATTCCGTTCTGGACTTCTATATATTATAAACAATAATCAATGGTGATTGGGCTGGTGTAGCATGGAATGGCTGACATGCAACTCATATTGTACATGGCCAGATACTTGTGTTTCAACAGAGAATTGTGGCTATGGCCAGCATAGTTAAGTATGCCGCTCTCTGTGACTTCTAAGACAATAGTACCACATCGCTAGTGGTGTCTGAAGAGAGTAGAGTAGCTGCATTTATAAGGAGCCAGCTGACAGAAGAGCAAGCGTGGGATTTCATAATCCACCAAGTAAAATGATAATTTTGTCTGGTGGCATGAGGATGACCTGCTTGCATTCATCGGCCAGAACGACCGGTATGTGATTTGTGCTTTTGTTTTGTGTACTGGTcgagctccaaaaatggaaGATCTCAGCATTCCGggcagaacagaacagaattAGTAACATAAACAATAAATGAGAGGGCTGACCTCATCATCGGtatcttttgctaattttgCAATAGCTGCTTCTGGAGAAGTGTTTGTGCTTGGAACATCATTTGGTTCCTCCTTAATTTTTCTCTCCTAAAACAAAAGGATGCAACTTATTATTGTCTAATGAAAGTAATACATACATCCATGTGAAAACGAAATGGAAAAATATGTGACTACAAATATACACCTCATTCTCAACTTTAGGGAGAAGGTGGAGCCATTTTTCTTCAAATCTCTCAAGCAATAACTTGGCCATTATGTGAACATCGTGATGTTCATCATTGTACTTCATTGCATTGGCAAAAATTAATCTAACATCAGAATAGATTTCTCGGACATTGTTATACTTGGTGCCGTCCTTCCCTTCCATTTTGTTTCGGATGGTCGAGAAGTCCATGGGTTTGGTAATAATCTGTAACGAGTAGAAATGAAAGATATGAAGCACTGCAAACAAGCTTCAGAAAGAAATATTAGCAAATTTTAAATGTCCCACTCGAGACAGTTTGGTAAGGATCAAAATACTAAAAGAAAAATCGTAGCAACTCCGATCTATCAATATACTAAAATATATAGACAATATATTTGCTACAACTCAACGGCTCCATCAATTTGAAGTACATTAACAAAGGTAAAGAATAAGTGACcaaattaattaacacctAAAAAAGGTACCGATAATGTAGTACGCAATTTTACTTCTATAGATTAGAGATTATTACAGTATCTGGAGTTACAAGCTAATAACATAAACTGATAACCTACTAAGGCATGCTTCCAATACATAGTTATGGGAGGATTACAGTATTTGGAGTTCATAGCAAACATAGGAAACTCTTTTCCCTGCCACTGAAATTTTTCTCATTAGAGGTGACCATAGAGATCTCGTCACAGTGTGATCAATTGAAAGCAGAATGGAGACAGAAAGCACAAATCCTGCAGTGACTCATGGATAAGGtgatatatatatctatacctatctaaaaaatacataAGATTTCCACCCTTTTTCGTCCGTTGTCACACCCCGTCCGTAGTCCCGCATTGTCCGTTTCCAAAGCCACCTCCTAACCGTCAgttttcaaaatccaaataaaagaaagaaagcctAACGCGTCACCCTCCAAGCCCGTGCTcccaccgccaccgcgccGGTTCGTCCTCTCAGATCGTACCCGGCATGCTGATCTGGCCAATGGGAGCTGCTGCGACGACGCGCGCCATCAATAGCACGAAGGTGGTTCAGCCGTGATTTGGGGAAGATTGAGGAGGGGGAAAGGAAGGGGAGGGCTGTCGGGTGTGGTTCAGAGCACCCGGACGGGTCGTGGGACGAGCAGGCGTCGTCGGTGGCGGAGATTGCAGCGGTCGTTGCGTGTGTACTGTTCCTAgcgtgaggaggaagagcatgagcactCGTGCGGGGCTGGGCTGGGCGTTCTCAAGGATGTTGGCCCAGGAGGGAGAATTGGTGTGGCCCAATTGGAAAAAGTGAAcgaaagagagaaaagagacGAGGCCTAAAAGTGGCTTGCCAAACAAAGGTTCTCCCAACAATCTTTCCAATCTGCCATCACTCCCAAGATAGCAACAATTTTGGTAAGTCGTATTTGAGAGCAAACAGATGAAAGGACTAAACTCATTGGTTTCAATAGAATGATTCTCTtctggtattttttttcttaatttttttccagTGGCCTGGAGGTGAGAAACATTATTCTTTGCAGTTTGCAGAAAACATACATCTTCAGTTGTGTTTTCTTATCAAGTTATCTCGGTCTTCGATAAGCCTAAAAATTTTCTATATTGCTTTTTCCATTTCTAGGATTGAATCTTATAGAAATTTGGCAACGCACGTGCAAGAAACTATCTCTTCAAACATGTTAAGAACTGCCAAAAATACGAGCGCAGCGGGCAAAACACTAGTATAATCAAAATCTGTTTGCATATTTTAGATCCGGATTGCTGGCCCGCATCAGGTATATCTAATCTAAATGAGTATCCCCTTGAATTCAAATAAGTTGCATTGGGAATTCAATTCCAGCAATTCAGGACAAAATGTACAGGCAGTGTTACCTTGTAATAGTCATCAAGTTGAAGACCTACAACGTCTACCGGTTTCAGAAATGGCTCTGCCCAGTCATGATTCGTGACCTGGAAGAAATCAAATATTAAAAAGAAGAACAGGTGCCAACTTATTACGAAGGTAACTGAAAGCTTTTCCGTACGGAAAGGCAGTCGCATGTTATAAGTTTTAACTGCTATACAAATTTGAAAGGGGCCTGAAGAAGAGAACCATAACTTGTTTTGAGTACTAGGCCATAAAAGAACTAGAGAATAAGGTTTCACACATATAACGGTAGAATCAATGTCAAAAGTATAGCCTATGAAAATCCGCATCTAAGATTCACAAAggctggtaaaaaaaattacattcAGATGATCTCATTACGATAAAATGCACTACACTTATTTAATTCACTATGCCTGAAGACCAGAAATTGAAAATGGACTACCGATATCCATAACCCACAAGAACTAGATAGTAAGTTCCATCCATGTCCCCGGAAACAAAAACATCTATGTATACTGAAAAGGAGCAGGACCAATACGTGCAGACAATCCCAACAATTAACCTGTAATTACAAACTTTAGCACCACACCGACTTTCTAAAACATGCTCCCGCAAACACGACACTATAAATTAAGGTAAACTAAAATTGTGGGTCCAGGCCCAGCTCTCGAAAATCACCGTGCGTATGATGCCACCGAACTGGCGCATAAGTTCGGACATCCCTTTGCAGTGGCTGCCACCGTTGGCGGCATACCTGCCGCTACCGCCAGCCTTCCGCCCCCCGCTGCCATGCTTCTTGCCGTCGTAGAACCTTACCACCTCGTTCACCTTCTTCTCCAGCTGCATTACACACGCCACACCACCACCCAATTCCAAAATCAGAGACCACAGTGCCCCCAAATTCTAGGGCAAAAAGGAACACGAGACTACGAGAGCACAACAATGACcctgaaagggcatttcgcgAAACGAATCTTTCTCCGGCGGCACGGCCGCATCCTCTACGGAAAGGCGAGACGGGATTTACTTATCAGGTTAAGGCGGGGCGCGTTACCACGTCGGCCTTGGAGGCGATGTCTTCAACCTGGCGCCGGAACGCGTCCGCCTCCACAAGCGCGGGcttctcctcgccggcggcgggtgtCTCCATCGCTTCCGTATCCATGGGCCGCattcgctcctcctccgctgccgctgctaccgccgccgctcgcgcgCCGTCCTCCGGCACCATCTAGGGTTTCGCGTGTCTCCGGCGGCTGTGCGGGTACGAGTACGAGTACGAGCGAGagtgctgcggctgcggcaaATGATTGGGCTCTTCGGCGGTCTTGATGGGCCTTTCAATCAGATATACACGCTGGTATGTGGGCCGTACGAAGTGGCACTAGATAGTGTGGGCCGTGCCCTGCCCTCTGGGCTTTAGTGGTTAATTTGCTTCTCTTCGCAAATGCTTCTTTCTCAGTTCTTGGTTttcttcctctaaaaaaaaagttcttggtacgtgtaaaaaaaagttcttaGTTTTCTCAATCTGAAAAATAAATGGTTTCGTAAACTTCGAATTTGAAAGTTCTTTAAGTTTTAAGAGTTGAGTTTTTACCTAACTCAAAAGTCTTGGCAATTTTTTCTTTACCTTTTTTGGCACGCCAATTTTTTCTTTACCTAACTCAATGTACGATAGTGTAACaggagaaacaaaaagagaaaCGGATGAATATATCGACGGCGAGAGGCTTCGTTTTTCGCTGGCTACCACGTCGTTTGCTGGCCGCTGAGGACAGGGATTGGGAGGATGTGTTTGACCTCGCTCCCCACGAGCCGCTGCCGACTGGGGTCACCGATCAGGGCGGGCTCGTGTTCCAGAACAAGTGGCCCCAGAATCTTCCGGAGTTGAGGTCATGATCTAATTAACTACCATTGAGTTTCATGCACGTACCGTAGTTCACTCAAAAGCTTAAATTGACGAGGAAAGGAGAACACTTATTATACTTCATCATGCATCGTCATGCACATGGCTCACACTAATGTGTTAATAAAGAAATCTTCAACGAGCCATTACTAAGGCTGTTACTTAGATGTGAGAGAATAACAAAACTTAAAGATAGTAACAACTATCTCCAACAAGGTGAGTCAGCCGTTACTAAAACATGACATGGCAGCTTTTTGATGATGtgaatgaaaaaagaagagcaaagagaaggagaTGGTTTCTTGCTAAAAAAACTGGTACCACACGGAAACCAATATCTAAGTAACCACTAAATCACTATTGAAGAATGAGTTGTTACTTAGCACCATGTTTTAATGGAACCAACCATAATAAACaattgatatcttttgagtgtTACTAAAGTGCCTGGAGCTATCTCCCGGAGCCTAGGGTGATCGACCCGACCGGATGCACGGGTTCTTCTCCGACCCGCAGACAACAACCACCTTCATCCGGCTGGACCACTGCCCGCCGTGGCCTAACCCCGAGCTCGCCCTCGGCGTGGGCCGGCACCAGGACGACGTCGGCAGGCTCGACGTCAAGCGACGCACCGATGGCCAGTGGGTGCGCGTCAGGCCTGTCGAGGACTCCTCCCTCGTCGGCGACATCATTCAAGTATGGAGCAACGACAGGTACGAGAGCGCGGAGCACCGGGTGTCGGTCAATGCAGAGAAGGAGAGGTTCTCCATGCCTTGCTTCTTTAATCCCGGCAGCGGCACCATTGTCGAGCCGTTGGAGGAGCTGGTTAGCGCCGAGAACCCCGCTAGGTACCATGGCTACAACTCGGGAAGGTTCTTCGGTACCAGCAGGAAGAACAGCAACTTCAGGAAGCTCGGCGTCGAGAACATCCCCAGATCTCGCATTTCAGGAAGGAACTGACCGTCACCGGCCTATAATAATTAATTTTATGAGGATGCATGGAGCGCAACGTCCATCCATCCTACCGCTAATCCGCTACATCTTCGGTGTCGTTCAATTTGACAGACTATTACTATACCAAGCAACAATTAATCACAAAAATGTTCCGAAGTTTTATGTTAGGACGGAGGGTGTATAATGATTTCTCAGGCGCCTCTAAGAAAAGGATTTCTCAGACATGCTAACAGAAGTGAGAAAATTTGTTCAACAggatatatacatgttgtatGGCAATCATCAAGAGATCCGGTACCTTTAATCCTTTCAAGTACTGCTCCGTTTTACTTTTAATCCTCGCGGCGTGACCAGCGAAGCCAGTTGACAAATCGATTCTTGGCTCAGTTTTACGACACGCGGGAGCGACTGGTTTTCTTAACGTCTCGCGCCACGTGCCAGGCATCGATTGGCGTGCATGGGATCCGGGAAAATCGGTACTATACGCCCTTTGCCTTAATATAAAAGGGCACGAGAGCGAGCAAGCCAGATCATCACTGTAAGTACAACACACGCACAAAAGCTAGAAATCGTCGAGTGTGGTCTGTACGTTGTGCACCCATAGATCACTTATACAGCTACGTTACGGGTTGttggatcgatcgatatgGCCACCACAACGACGAAGCCGGTGACGGGCGAtgcagtgctgctgctgctgctggtggtcgGCGGTCGCCAACCCGCAAATCCCCGTCGTCGAAAAAGGCGAGCCTAGCCTCCTCCCCGTGGTGCAAGACGGCGCCATCAGCATCCTTCCCATCGGCGCCGCGGTTGACCCCGTCGTCGCCAAGGTTAACGGCGCCGTCGACCCGACGGCAAACACGCGTCCTGCAGTCTCTCACGTGCTTTTCCATTTCGTTGATTTCGACTATAGGTTATTCCATTTCCCCTtgcgctagctagc
This is a stretch of genomic DNA from Brachypodium distachyon strain Bd21 chromosome 1, Brachypodium_distachyon_v3.0, whole genome shotgun sequence. It encodes these proteins:
- the LOC100832799 gene encoding suppressor of Mek1 isoform X2; the encoded protein is MPGVKKKNGQTAPAVPLQPVPMPMPHVKVFRLNDEHRWDDCGEGHVMIDYLEGSKGEVVLAVLDAEDDETMLLHVITRDDIYRKQEETFISWCDPDAGMQLSLSFQDTAACSQVWDMVCKVQRKQRLGPCDSGNDAPPS
- the LOC100832799 gene encoding suppressor of Mek1 isoform X1, producing MPGVKKKNGQTAPAVPLQPVPMPMPHVKVFRLNDEHRWDDCGEGHVMIDYLEGSKGEVVLAVLDAEDDETMLLHVITRDDIYRKQEETFISWCDPDAGMQLSLSFQDTAACSQVWYVTYHQEERCRCFTVFKSTLDMVCKVQRKQRLGPCDSGNDAPPS
- the LOC100827335 gene encoding transcription factor GTE1 produces the protein MVPEDGARAAAVAAAAEEERMRPMDTEAMETPAAGEEKPALVEADAFRRQVEDIASKADVLEKKVNEVVRFYDGKKHGSGGRKAGGSGRYAANGGSHCKGMSELMRQFGGIIRTVTNHDWAEPFLKPVDVVGLQLDDYYKIITKPMDFSTIRNKMEGKDGTKYNNVREIYSDVRLIFANAMKYNDEHHDVHIMAKLLLERFEEKWLHLLPKVENEERKIKEEPNDVPSTNTSPEAAIAKLAKDTDDELNEINKQLEDLRKMVVQRCRKMTTDEKRKLGAGLCHLTPDDLSKALEMVAQDNPSFQISGEEVDLDMDAQTETTLWRLKFFVREALERQAKAAPDKTDENAKRKREICNALAKTNSKRIKKQPQ